The window CATAATAAAAAGCCAAGTAGAATGAATGATTTTATAGCTGAATTAAAGTGGCGGGGCATGATACAGGACATGACCGCAGGATTGGAAGAACATATACAAAAAGGAACAGCAGCAGCCTATCTTGGTTTCGACCCCACTGCCGATTCACTTCATATAGGCCATTTGGTTGGGGTAATGACTTTACTCCATTTTCAGCGTTCAGGACATCAACCCGTTGCGCTTATAGGTGGTGCTACAGGTATGATTGGAGATCCATCCTTTAAATCAGCTGAAAGAAACCTATTGGACAAGGCTACCCTGGATCAAAACATTGCCGGGATCCGTAAGCAATTAGAGAAATTTTTAGATTTTGATGCAGAGGCATCAAATAAAGCCCTCTTGGTAAACAACTATGACTGGATGTCTGAATTTTCATTTTTGGAATTCATCCGGGATGTTGGTAAGTACATTACCGTCAATTATATGATGGCAAAAGATTCTGTAAAAAGACGGCTTGAAGATGGCAATGGATTGTCATTTACAGAGTTTACCTACCAACTGATTCAAGGGTATGATTTTTATTACCTATGGAAAAACAAAGGATGCAGCATACAGTTAGGCGGTTCTGATCAGTGGGGAAACATTGTGACAGGTACTGAATTGATTAGAAAAAAAGAAGGTGGAGAGGCTTATGCACTTACCGTTCCTCTGATTACGAAAGCTGATGGCACCAAATTTGGGAAAACTGAAGGTGGAAGTGTTTGGTTAGACCCAGAAAAAACTTCCCCTTATGCATTTTACCAGTTCTGGCTTAATGTTTCTGATGAAGACGCATCCAAGTACATCCGGATTTTCACCACCTTGGACCAAAAAACTGTTGAGGATTTAGAGAAAGAGCACCAAGAAGCGCCCCATCTTCGGGCTTTACAAAAAGCCTTGGCAAAAGACATCACCATTCTGGTTCACAGTGAAAAAGAATACGAGGTGGCCCTTAAAGCTTCTGGAATTCTTTTCGGAAAATCATCGCTCGAAGATTTGGCTACCTTAGATGAGCGTACTTTTCTTCAGGTTTTTGATGGTGTAGATGTGATTGAAATGGATCAAGCTACCTATGAAAATGCAGAAAGCGTTCTTGATTTATTGACCACGGACCAAACAATTTTTAAATCTAAAGGTGAAGCCCGGAAAATGATTCAAGGAGGAGGAGTATCTCTTAACAAGCAGAAAATAGAGGATCCAAACAATAAGGTGGAGACGACTTTACTCCAAGATAAATACCTTTTGGTACAAAAAGGAAAGAAAAATTATTATATAATCAAGGTGCTTTCATAAAAGTTAAAATAGGGATTGACGATTAATAGGCATAAAATAGCATATGGGCGTTTACGAAAGACAGCAAAAAGAGAAAAAAATCCTTGAATCCGCCATCGTTTTGTTTGGTGAAAAAGGTCTCCATGCCACCAAAGTAGAAGACGTAGCTAAAAAGGCTAAAATTAGTAAAGGTCTTGTTTATTTTTATTATAAAAGTAAGGAAGACCTTTACATGGCTATCACTAAAAAAGGGATCGAGGAATTAAAAGAGGTCTTCAATAAATCTTTCGGCAAAGGAAAAGACAAGACAGGCATAGAAGTAATGACTGACTTGGTCAATGGCTATTTTCTTTTTGTTCAAGAAAAGAAAGTATTTCATGATGCCATTCTCTACTTCCTATCAGTTTTGGAATTGTATCAGCAAGACCAGGATAAAGTAAACCCTTTGCTTTTGGAAAGTCAATATTTTAATAAATTGCTCCAAAGCCATAACGATTTGGCAAAAATTGGTATTAAAGCCATTTCACAAGGGATCAAAGATGGAAGTATGCGTCCTGATTTACAAGCAGACAGCACCTTCTATACCATTTGGAGCATGTTAATTGGGTATTGTAGGTTATCCGGGTCAGTAAATCTTGAACCAAATGACATTAAAATCAACGCAGAAAGTTGGAAAAATGGCTTCAACAAAATTCTATTTGAAATTCTGAAAGGAACAAATAGCCCGGTAAAATCTCAACCGGTGCAAGGTAATCTTTTCTAGGGGGGATATATTTTTTTAAGGTTAAAATCCCATTATCCGACTAATATTTACTTTAGGCATTGTTATTGTTCTATAATGTACAATAAACTAAAGAAAATACTATGGATTTATTAATTGGAGCTTTAACAATTGTAGCAATTGTAATTGCAATATTTTTACTTTACAATAAAATTTTCAAAACCAAAAAACTCAATGGTGATGCTGAACAAGAAATTTCAGCCAAAGAGGTTTTGGGTAAAGAGGTTACTAATATTGAAAAACAACAAGAGGGTGAAAATGTAAAGAGGGACTTGAAAAGCCGGCAAAACGATTCCTAAATAGGCTTTAAATCATTCAATAGGGTATTAAAAACTTTGTCTCTCAATTCAACGCTTTGAGTAAGACTTATTTATATTTCACATTTGTCCGGAGAGACAATAACACAATTGGTCTGATCTATAAGAAAAATTGAGGATTATTAACTAAAAATCAAGCTCAACTCTCCTTAATAGGAAACTAAGGAAATAAAATTCTGTTGGATAATTCGGCTTTAAATTTTAAATTTGACTAGACACAGTTTTGACTTCCTAAAACGAAATTTATATGGATTTAAGCTCACTATTTTCATTACATGGAAAAGTCGCTATAATTACGGGCGCAAGTAGTGGAATTGGTTTTTCAATTGCCCATTTTTTTGCTGCGGCAGGAGCCAAAGTGGTGATAAATAGTAGAAACCAAGAACGACTAGATGAGGCTATTGGCAAACTAAAGGAAAAGGGATACATAGCCATGGGCGTTGCCAATAACATAGGTTATGAAAATGACCGTAAAAACTTGATCGAAGAGACCGTAAATAAATATGGTCAGATCGATATACTTGTTAATAATGCAGCTACAAATCCGGTTTATGGGGCTATAGAGGATACAGACTTAGGCGTTTTTGACAAAATCTTGGACGTAAACCTTAAAGCACCTTATGAGCTGTCAAAATTAAGTCTTCCCTTTTTGAAACAATCTTCTGCAGCATCAATTATAAATATAAGCTCAATTAGCGCATTATCTCCAGAGAAAGGCTTAGGCCTTTATAGTGTGAGTAAAATGGCACTGGTATCCTTAACCAAAGCTTTTGCAAAAGAATGGGGAGCTTATAATATTCGAGTAAATGCCATCTGCCCGGGCTTGATTAAAACCAAGTTCTCGGAAGTGTTGTGGTCAAATCAAGCCCTTAGAGAAAAATTTCTAAGTGAACTCCCCCTCAAAAGAATTGGAGAAGAAGACGAAATCGGTTCCATGGCCCTATTTCTGGCCTCTCAAGCTTCTAGTTATACTACAGGAAGTGTATTTACTGTAGATGGAGGATTTCAAGCGTAATTTAATTCTATATAACTCTGCGAGAATATTATTGATCGAAATCTAAAGTACAGATTTCACCAAAGTTTTTAAAATTAAAGCCATAAAATCCTAATTTTATGGCTTTAATTTTACCTATACCTTTGAGTTTTTACCTGATTAAACCAGGATATTTTAGTAGGATTTCTCCGTCCTGTCAATGGACATGGGTGATACCTGTCCCGCGTTTACGAGAAGTGTTGCCATCTTGCAACAAGATAAGGCTGTTGGAAAGTTTTGGGATAGCACCGCTATTGTGAAATCAAAAGAAGCAACGAAGTGGTTGAATTTGAATCGAATCCAGCACCTAATACATTGTCTAATGCATATTTCGGATTAAATCTAGAATTGGACACATCCAGTATTTCAGTTTTCACTTTTATTTCTCAGAGGCTTCATTTTCTTCATCACTTTCTTCTTCTATTTCAATAATTTTGACTTTCACAGCCTCTTTTATGGGTGTAACATGCCCTCCAATATTTTCAGCAATATAGTAGGTCAATTGGGCCCCAAAAAGAAAAATAAGCACTGAATAATATACCCAAATCAATACCACTACCAGTGAACCTGCAGTACCGTAGTAACTGCCTACATCTGCATTACCTATGTACAGGCCAATTAAATATTTTCCCAAGCCAAAAAGCAACATCGTCACAAAAGCACCTAACCATACATCCTTCCACTTTACTTTGGCGTCGGGGAGGATCTTATACATTAATCCAAACACAAGAACAAATATGGATTGAGTAACTAAAAAATTGATTACCGAGGCCCACCTTAAGGTACTATTCTCAAAAATTCCGGAAAAATAATTTAACAAGATAACAATAAATGCATCTGCTAGAAGAGAAACCAATAACAGAAAGCCTATGGAAGCAACCATTGAAAAACTTAAGAAACGATTCATTAAAAATTTTAAAAATCCCTTTTCCGGTTTTGATCTGATGTGCCAAATATGATTGATACTATTTTGTAAACTGACAAAAACGGTGGTTGCAGAAAATACAAGAACTCCTATACCTATAATCCGTGCGTACATGGTTTGTCCGGTCACAGATACATTGGACATTACATCTTCCAGCGTTGCGGCACTTTCAGAACCCATCATTTTAGAGACCTGAGCCAATAATTCCTCCTTTACTGTCTCTTCATTTAAAATTACCGAGGCAATATTTAAAATAATGATCAATAAGGCAGGTAGTGAAAATATTGTATAAAAAGCAGTGGAAGCAGCAAAGGTAAAAGAATCATTTTTACCAAAATCTTTTACCCCATCTATTAATATTTCAAATACGGAATACTTTTTCAGCCGTTTTATTTTACTTTTTATCATATAATTATTGCCTACATTTTTTCGTGAGAATCGTACCAAAAACCATTCCTATTTTCCTACCTAAGCCCAAATAAACGGTAATCTTATTGAGCATACCGGTACATCCCAATGATACATTCACCATTGACCCCGAATCATGAAATAGGATTTGGAGTGAACATTTTCATCCAATGAAAATCAGGCCGTTGAGAGGTTTAGAAAAGCTTTTATTACGGTGTAAAAATAAAAACCACATAAAAGCTGATTCTGAAGATATTCCAGCACCTAATGGAAGGTTATTCTAAAACAGGTTAGTGAGGAAATGGTTTAACTTGCCAAAAAAAAGGCTAAAAAGTCGTGAAAGCATATGGTAGTATTAAATAAAACGTAAATCTTCATTTATCCCCCTTCAACAATTCCTGAAAATAAAGGGTAAAGATTGTTTAGGCTTACCTAATTCCTTGATCAGGATATTTTCCGGTAATTGTTCTTCCAAAGGCTTTCATTTCCTCCATTTGGTCTTGAAGATTTCCATTTGGTTGAATAACAGGGCCTATACCGGCTAATTTTCTTTTATAGTCTAAAAAACCAACCACTACAGGTACTTTCGCACCAAGTGCAATATGATAAAACCCGGATTTCCATCTTGGGGCATAACTCCTAGTACCTTCAGGAGTAACCATCATCACCAATTCATCTGATTCATTAAGCATTTGAATCATGGCCTCGGTATAAGTTTGTTTCCGCTTTCCAATCACCTTTTTTCTATCAATAGGAATACCTCCCAAAGCTTTGATTAACCAGCCCAAAGGGCCCACCATGATCTCCTTTTTAATGGTAAACTTGACAGGAACTTCCATCAGATAAAAAGCGGAAAGCGCATAAATTAAATCCCAATTACTTGTATGGGGTATGGCTATCAGGACCGCTTTTTTTAAGCCTTCGGGCCATTTTCCAGAGATTTTCCAACCTGAAATCCAAAATATTAATCGGGCAAGTAATTTCATGATTTATTGATTGTTGCTATCTTGATTTTTTAAATCAAGTAAAGGTTGATTTTCTTTTAAATAATTTTTACAAAAAAGGTAACCTGTTTCAAAAATCTCTGTAGCTTTTTTCACTTCTAATACCCCAAACTGAGCCAAACCTGGAGGATCCATAAAGTAATCACATTGATTTTTTCTACTGTAAACATTATAGTTCAAGGACATTATTACCGACCGTTCTATCAGCCCTTTGATATTAGGCTCCCCTTTTAATATCGTCAAATTATTACAGTTCACACCAATAATGGTATCGCACAAGCCAATAAGTGGTTCTACCGGAAGATTATTAAGTACTCCCCCATCCACATATAGCATATCGTTGAGTAATATTGGCTCAAACATACCGGGTATACAAGAGGAAGCCATTAAGCGCTTGATCAATGGACCTTCCGAGAAATATTCGGTTCTACTATTTTGAAAGTTGGTAGCTGTAACAAAAATGGGAATATTTAATGCAGAGAAATCATCCTCCGGTAAATATTTAGCAAATAAATCTGCCAACAGATCCATTTTCAACAAAGCTTTAAAACTAATGGAAGGTTTAAAGAATTTGAAGTAATTAGTCTGAGTGATAATGTTAAAGATTGTTTCCGGCGGATATCCATGCGCATACAAAGCCGCAACAATGGCTCCTGCACTACTTCCTGAAATATAATCGGGAGATATTCCTTCTTCATTGAGCCCTTGCAAGATACCTAGGTGAGCGATTCCTCTCACCCCACCCCCGGACAAGGCAATGCCTATTTTATTCTTTTTTTTCAAAATAACAATTAATAGGAAATCAGTTTAAAATACACCCCTAATAATCTCTATAACTGATACATTACTCCTGAACGATGCCCATAGCACAAAATTTCTCTATTCTTTTTTCAATTCTTTTGTCCACTTTCATTTTGTCAAGTTCCACCAGAGCTTCCTTGATCTTGGCTTTAATTCTAGCAGCCATATCAGACATGTTTCGATGTGCCCCACCAAGTGGTTCTTCTATTATGGCATCAACCAAACCATTGTTTTTCATGTCAGTACCTGTAAGCTTTAGGGCTTCAGCAGCCTGTTCTTTGTGGTCCCAACTTCTCCAAAGAATTGTGGAGCAGTTTTCGGGAGAAATAACAGAATACCAAGAGTTTTCAAGCATCATTACTTTGTCTCCTATGGCAATGCCTAAAGCTCCACCAGATGCCCCCTCCCCTATGATGATACAAATCACAGGAACTTTTAATTTGAACATTTCCCGAAGATTTTTAGCAATGGCTTCACCCTGCCCTCTTTCTTCTGCTTCAATGCCCGGATAGGCACCGGGAGTATCTATTAAAGTAATGATAGGTTTATTAAATTTTTCGGCCATTTTCATAAGCCGCAATGCCTTCCTGTAGCCTTCCGGATTAGCCATCCCAAAATTCCTTTCCTGACGGAGTTTTGTATTTCTTCCTTTTTGCTGACCAATA of the Cyclobacterium marinum DSM 745 genome contains:
- a CDS encoding acetyl-CoA carboxylase carboxyltransferase subunit alpha, which codes for MVLEFEKPIADLELKLQEMIQLANEKNIDLSSDIQSLEEKLQLLKKETFHNLTRWQRVQLSRHADRPYALDYIYEMTNDFIELHGDRTVKDDKAMIGGLGDIDGRSVMFIGQQKGRNTKLRQERNFGMANPEGYRKALRLMKMAEKFNKPIITLIDTPGAYPGIEAEERGQGEAIAKNLREMFKLKVPVICIIIGEGASGGALGIAIGDKVMMLENSWYSVISPENCSTILWRSWDHKEQAAEALKLTGTDMKNNGLVDAIIEEPLGGAHRNMSDMAARIKAKIKEALVELDKMKVDKRIEKRIEKFCAMGIVQE
- a CDS encoding SDR family NAD(P)-dependent oxidoreductase, with protein sequence MDLSSLFSLHGKVAIITGASSGIGFSIAHFFAAAGAKVVINSRNQERLDEAIGKLKEKGYIAMGVANNIGYENDRKNLIEETVNKYGQIDILVNNAATNPVYGAIEDTDLGVFDKILDVNLKAPYELSKLSLPFLKQSSAASIINISSISALSPEKGLGLYSVSKMALVSLTKAFAKEWGAYNIRVNAICPGLIKTKFSEVLWSNQALREKFLSELPLKRIGEEDEIGSMALFLASQASSYTTGSVFTVDGGFQA
- a CDS encoding 1-acyl-sn-glycerol-3-phosphate acyltransferase gives rise to the protein MKLLARLIFWISGWKISGKWPEGLKKAVLIAIPHTSNWDLIYALSAFYLMEVPVKFTIKKEIMVGPLGWLIKALGGIPIDRKKVIGKRKQTYTEAMIQMLNESDELVMMVTPEGTRSYAPRWKSGFYHIALGAKVPVVVGFLDYKRKLAGIGPVIQPNGNLQDQMEEMKAFGRTITGKYPDQGIR
- the tyrS gene encoding tyrosine--tRNA ligase, coding for MNDFIAELKWRGMIQDMTAGLEEHIQKGTAAAYLGFDPTADSLHIGHLVGVMTLLHFQRSGHQPVALIGGATGMIGDPSFKSAERNLLDKATLDQNIAGIRKQLEKFLDFDAEASNKALLVNNYDWMSEFSFLEFIRDVGKYITVNYMMAKDSVKRRLEDGNGLSFTEFTYQLIQGYDFYYLWKNKGCSIQLGGSDQWGNIVTGTELIRKKEGGEAYALTVPLITKADGTKFGKTEGGSVWLDPEKTSPYAFYQFWLNVSDEDASKYIRIFTTLDQKTVEDLEKEHQEAPHLRALQKALAKDITILVHSEKEYEVALKASGILFGKSSLEDLATLDERTFLQVFDGVDVIEMDQATYENAESVLDLLTTDQTIFKSKGEARKMIQGGGVSLNKQKIEDPNNKVETTLLQDKYLLVQKGKKNYYIIKVLS
- a CDS encoding TetR/AcrR family transcriptional regulator encodes the protein MGVYERQQKEKKILESAIVLFGEKGLHATKVEDVAKKAKISKGLVYFYYKSKEDLYMAITKKGIEELKEVFNKSFGKGKDKTGIEVMTDLVNGYFLFVQEKKVFHDAILYFLSVLELYQQDQDKVNPLLLESQYFNKLLQSHNDLAKIGIKAISQGIKDGSMRPDLQADSTFYTIWSMLIGYCRLSGSVNLEPNDIKINAESWKNGFNKILFEILKGTNSPVKSQPVQGNLF
- a CDS encoding patatin-like phospholipase family protein translates to MKKKNKIGIALSGGGVRGIAHLGILQGLNEEGISPDYISGSSAGAIVAALYAHGYPPETIFNIITQTNYFKFFKPSISFKALLKMDLLADLFAKYLPEDDFSALNIPIFVTATNFQNSRTEYFSEGPLIKRLMASSCIPGMFEPILLNDMLYVDGGVLNNLPVEPLIGLCDTIIGVNCNNLTILKGEPNIKGLIERSVIMSLNYNVYSRKNQCDYFMDPPGLAQFGVLEVKKATEIFETGYLFCKNYLKENQPLLDLKNQDSNNQ
- a CDS encoding YihY/virulence factor BrkB family protein, whose amino-acid sequence is MIKSKIKRLKKYSVFEILIDGVKDFGKNDSFTFAASTAFYTIFSLPALLIIILNIASVILNEETVKEELLAQVSKMMGSESAATLEDVMSNVSVTGQTMYARIIGIGVLVFSATTVFVSLQNSINHIWHIRSKPEKGFLKFLMNRFLSFSMVASIGFLLLVSLLADAFIVILLNYFSGIFENSTLRWASVINFLVTQSIFVLVFGLMYKILPDAKVKWKDVWLGAFVTMLLFGLGKYLIGLYIGNADVGSYYGTAGSLVVVLIWVYYSVLIFLFGAQLTYYIAENIGGHVTPIKEAVKVKIIEIEEESDEENEASEK